The Pieris napi chromosome 21, ilPieNapi1.2, whole genome shotgun sequence genome contains a region encoding:
- the LOC125060362 gene encoding connectin-like yields the protein MRAQRIPAALLLLLIAIDSLHANRRKQKEKVIQTSINICDISDRDSKVHCYCEHSPEINEATKTECWVFNGGIEKTDPLWTSFTSQMNIEILAFNVRADGGLSFVPTRVLRYLRKLTQFSIKYSSIPRIESFTFTNLTSVHEMTLTKNQIVVLNRHAFYNLPNLTVLTLDENKIKKLETETFFELPALQKLFLTSNNITVIEDGAFKHLVNLLELELDRNNISDLKKECFDGLANLKRLDLRRNKIAILNSFTFIELWNLQELLLDYNEIYELAQRTFDGLSQLKKLSLSYNRLITLADGLFEGVRGLSALNLRHNKLKRFTIDNLRPIYDNIKLQKSEISLEGNDFDCDCHLAWMHKLRNEAKSIKVRTSLENFLCKFNFTLLPNSHFTYYERIDTKNNVDSDKIKDDAENTEEFHDEIDESYLDEPKKVRGDNERTLLQIPVELLPCPAEVKSVTDRTYTYPSQNEAKDYRNLITTSSISTIGVNISVFLLSLLLLLG from the exons ATGCGGGCTCAAAGGATACCCGCTGCCTTGCTACTATTGCTCATCGCAATCGATTCTCTGCACGCAAATAGAAGGAAGCAAAAAGAAAAAGTCATTCAAACCTCAATAAATATTTGCGACATCAGCGACAGGGATTCAAAAGTGCACTGCTACTGCGAACACAGCCCAGAAATCAACGAAGCCACTAAAACAGAATGTTGGGTGTTCAATGGCGGAATAGAGAAAACGGACCCGCTGTGGACAAGTTTCACGTCGCAAATGAATATCGAAATTCTCGCATTCAATGTACGCGCAGATGGCGGCTTGAGCTTTGTCCCTACCAGAGTTCTGAGATACCTCCGAAAGTTAACACAGTTTAGCATTAAATATAGCTCTATACCTAGAATAGAAAGTTTCACATTCACTAACTTAACATCCGTACATGAGATGACgctaacaaaaaatcaaattgtcGTTTTGAATAGACACGCTTTTTACAACCTTCCAAATCTAACAGTTCTAACATTAGAtgagaataaaattaaaaaattagaaacaGAAACCTTTTTCGAGCTACCAGcacttcaaaaacttttcCTTACAAGTAATAATATCACTGTAATAGAGGATGGTGCATTCAAACACCTGGTTAATTTATTAGAATTAGAACTcgatagaaataatataagcgATTTGAAAAAGGAATGTTTCGACGGACTtgctaatttaaaaagattagaTTTAAGAAGAAATAAGATAGCTATATTGAATTCATTTACATTTATCGAATTATGGAACTTACAAGAGCTCTTATTagattataatgaaatatatgaaCTAGCTCAGAGGACATTCGATGGTTTATCACAGTTGAAAAAGTTAAGCTTAAGTTATAACAGATTAATAACATTAGCTGATGGGCTGTTTGAAGGAGTACGAGGATTGTCTGCACTCAACCTGCGTCATAATAAGTTAAAGAGATTCACAATTGATAATCTACGTCCGATTTATGATAACATCAAATTACAGAAaagtgaaatttctttagAAG GTAACGATTTCGATTGCGACTGCCACCTGGCTTGGATGCACAAATTACGTAATGAGGCAAAAAGTATTAAAGTGAGAACGTCTttagaaaattttctctgtAAATTCAACTTTACTCTATTACCCAACTCCCATTTTACGTACTACGAGAGAATTGATACGAAAAATAATGTAGATAGCGATAAAATAAAAGACGATGCCGAAAATACAGAAGAGTTTCACGATGAAATCGATGAAAGTTACTTAGACGAACCCAAGAAAGTGAGAGGTGATAACGAAAGAACGTTATTACAAATTCCTGTGGAATTATTGCCTTGTCCCGCCGAGGTTAAGAGCGTAACCGATAGGACCTACACTTACCCGTCTCAAAACGAAGCGAAGGATTATAGGAATCTCATCACAACATCGTCTATATCGACGATCGGCGTAAATATTTCAGTTTTCCTCCTATCATTACTTTTATTGTTAGGGTAA